The following coding sequences are from one Triticum aestivum cultivar Chinese Spring chromosome 5A, IWGSC CS RefSeq v2.1, whole genome shotgun sequence window:
- the LOC123108538 gene encoding E3 ubiquitin-protein ligase RFWD3, whose product MSSSPPAPAKEDEEVRAETVDGEAPSPLQAAEAAVTGVLDGAAAANRTTLFGREGVNFGNDQQEDMDNSDGDDGEEEDFDDDMVDYDLDESEFGADEVEFGSGEEGGPVLLQRAELEATVEALWRKVAGVVEEKPSAGNTNTCLVCMEPLTCEGHHRICCIPCGHVYGRSCLEKWLHSAGKESAKCPQCKLQFEDKLIINLYTAANLGDGCGTIQEVKVYVSKALDDVFEQCKYQGKTTTTRLTALHDVVDQIQNVVLTRMISLKEELATASANLMSMKDWIKKMAEEEGVMPKDLVEFVEKNCPQLPSLTVPQLPTPADS is encoded by the exons ATGTCATCTTCGCCGCCAGCGCCCGCTAAGGAGGACGAGGAGGTGAGGGCGGAGACGGTGGACGGAGAGGCGCCGAGTCCACTACAGGCCGCGGAGGCCGCCGTCACAGGGGTACTCGACGGAGCTGCAGCGGCGAACCGCACCACTTTGTTTGGGCGCGAGGGGGTGAACTTCGGAAATGATCAGCAAGAGGATATGGACAACAGCGACGGTGATGACGGCGAAGAGGAGGATTTCGATGATGATATGGTCGACTACGACTTAGACGAGTCCGAGTTCGGTGCCGATGAGGTTGAGTTCGGCTCTGGTGAGGAGGGAGGCCCTGTGTTGTTGCAGAGAGCAGAGTTGGAGGCTACGGTGGAGGCCCTGTGGCGCAAGGTTGCCGGCGTTGTTGAGGAGAAGCCATCGGCGGGGAACACAAACACATGCTTGGTGTGTATGGAGCCCTTGACCTGCGAAGGCCATCATCGCATCTG TTGCATTCCTTGTGGACATGTGTACGGCAGATCTTGTCTGGAGAAGTGGCTGCATAGTGCTGGTAAGGAGAGCGCCAAG TGCCCTCAATGTAAGCTGCAGTTTGAGGACAAGCTTATTATCAACCTATACACGGCAGCAAATTTGGGGGACGGGTGCGGCACTATACAG GAAGTGAAAGTTTATGTTAGTAAGGCCTTGGATGATGTGTTCGAACAGTGCAAATACCAGGGTAAGACCACCACTACGCGATTAACAGCCCTGCATGACGTGGTGGATCAGATACAGAATGTAGTGCTGACTCGGATGATCAGCTTGAAGGAAGAGCTGGCCACGGCCAGTGCTAACCTGATGTCCATGAAGGATTGGATAAAGAAGATGGCCGAAGAAGAAGGTGTGATGCCCAAGGATCTGGTGGAGTTCGTTGAGAAGAATTGCCCTCAACTTCCATCCTTAACCGTACCCCAACTGCCTACTCCAGCTGATAGCTGA